GTCGCCCAAAACGGCGACATGGCGGCCTGGACCAACATCGTCTCGGACCTGGCCCAGATCGGCGCCAATCCGGACGTGCAGGCTTTTGCCAGCAATCCGAACGTCACGGCGGCACAACTGGCCGAGACGATTGCGTCGCTGGTCAAGTCGCCGCTGAACGCCGAAGCGAAGAACTTCATCGCCATGCTGGCCGAAAACGGCCGTATCGCGCTGCTGCCGGAAATCGCCGCCCAGTTCACCGTGCTGAAGAATGCACAGCTGGGCGCCGCCGACGCCACCGTCTACAGCGCGTTCGACATCTCGGCAGACCAACTGAACTCGGTGGTCGCCGTGCTGGAAAAGAAATTTGGCCGCAAGCTCAACCCCACGGTCGAAGTCGACCCGTCGCTGATCGGTGGTGTGCGCGTGGTCGTTGGTGACGAAGTGCTGGATACCTCGGTCCGCGCGAAGCTGCAGCAAATGCACAACGCGCTGGTGGCCTGAGGATCTTTGCACCGTCTTCCGCGTCCAAGCACTTGCCCAACGCATCAAGAAACTATTAGGAGTTAGCACTCATGCAACTTAATTCGTCTGAAATCAGCGAACTGATCAAGAGCCGCATCCAGGGCCTCGAAGGTTCGGCTGATGTTCGTAACCAAGGCACGGTGATTTCCGTCGCCGACGGTATCTGCCGCATCCATGGTCTGTCGGACGTGATGCAGGGCGAGATGCTGGAATTCCCGGGTAACACCTTCGGTCTGGCGATGAACCTCGAGCGCGACTCGGTCGGCGCCGTGATTCTGGGTGCTTACGAGCACATCTCCGAAGGCGATACCGTCAAGACCACCGGCCGCATCCTGGAAGTGCCGATCGGTCCGGAACTGCGCGGCCGCGTCGTCAACGCACTGGGCCAGCCGATCGACGGCAAGGGTCCGGTCGACGCCAAGATGACCGCCCCGATCGAAAAGATCGCCCCGGGCGTGATCGCGCGTGAATCCGTGTCGCAGCCGCTGCAGACCGGCATCAAGTCGATCGACGCGATGGTGCCGATCGGCCGTGGCCAGCGTGAGCTGATCATCGGCGACCGCCAGACCGGTAAATCGGCTGTCGCAGTCGACGCGATCATCAACCAGAAGGGCCAGGGCGTCACCTGCGTGTACGTCGCGATCGGCCAGAAGGCCTCGACCATCAAGAACATCGTCCGCTCGCTGGAAGAGCACGGCGCGATGGAGTACACCATCGTGGTCGCCGCTTCCGCTTCGGAATCGGCTGCGATGCAGTACATCTCGGCCTACTCGGGCTGCGCGATGGGCGAATACTTCCGCGACCGCGGCGAAGACGCGCTGATCGTCTATGACGACCTGTCGAAGCAAGCTGTTGCTTATCGCCAGATCTCGCTGCTGCTGCGCCGTCCGCCGGGCCGCGAAGCCTACCCGGGCGACGTGTTCTACCTGCACAGCCGCCTGCTGGAGCGCGCCGCGCGCGTGAACGCCGACTACGTGTCCGCCTTCACCAACGGCGCCGTGACCGGCAAGACCGGTTCGCTGACCGCACTGCCGATCATCGAAACCCAGGCCGGCGACGTCTCGGCATTCGTGCCGACCAACGTCATCTCGATTACCGACGGTCAGATCTTCCTGGAAACCTCGCTGTTCAACGCCGGTATCCGTCCGGCGATCAACGCCGGTATCTCGGTGTCGCGCGTCGGTGGCGCAGCCCAGACCAAGGTCATCAAGAACCTGTCCGGCGGTATCCGTACCGACCTGGCGCAGTACCGTGAACTGGCCGCGTTCGCGCAGTTCGCGTCGGACCTGGACGAGTCGACCCGCAAGCAGCTGGACCGCGGTGCACGCGTGACCGAACTGCTGAAGCAGAAGCAGTTCTCGCCGCTGCCGGTCTCGCTGATGGCTGCCTCGCTGTTCGCCGTCAACAAGGGCTATTTCGACGACATCGAAGTCAAGCGCGTGCTGGATTTCGAAGCCGGTCTGCACAACTTCCTGAAGTCGAGCCACGGTGCCCTGCTGTCGAAGATCGACGACACCAAGGTTCTGGACAAGGACGGCGAAGCAGCGCTGGCCGCCGCCATCGCCGATTTCAAGAAGTCGTTCTAAGCGCGGCTTTCTGATGGATCGCAGGACGGGGAGCAATCCCCGTCCGCATAAGGAGTAAGGGCTCATGGCAGCAGGCAAAGAGATACGTGGCAAGATCAAAAGCGTAGAAAATACGAAGAAGATCACCAAGGCGATGGAAATGGTCGCCGCGTCCAAGATGCGCAAGGCGCAGGACCGGATGCGCGCCGCCCGTCCCTACAGCGAGAAGGTCCGTAACATCACGGCCAACCTCGCCACTGCGAATCCGGAGTACACCCACGCGTTCATGGCCCAGGCCAAGGACGTCAAGGCGAAAGCCGTCGGCTTCATCGTCGTCACGACCGACAAGGGTCTGTGCGGCGGCATGAACACCAACGTGCTGCGCCAGGTGACGCAGAAGACCCGCGAGCTGGAAGCCGCGGGCAAAAGCATTGAAGTCGTTGCAATCGGTAACAAGGGCCTGGGCTTCCTGAGCCGCATCGGCGTGAAGGTCGTCTCCAGCGTGACCCAGATCGGCGATACCCCGCACCTGGAAAAGCTGATCGGCCCGATCAAGGTCATGCTCGACGCCTACCAGGATGGTCAGCTGGACGCGGTGTACCTGTGCTACACCAAGTTCATCAACACCATGCGCCAGGAACCGGTGGTCGAGCAACTGCTCCCGCTGCCGGCCAAGGCACTGGAAGCCGACCGCGGCAGCCACTCGTGGGACTACATCTACGAGCCGGACGCGCAAGTGGTCATCGACGAGCTGCTGATGCGCTACGTCGAGGCGCTGATCTACCAGGCGGTGGCCGAGAACCTGGCGTCGGAGCAGTCCGCGCGCATGGTGGCGATGAAGGCCGCAACCGACAACGCGGGCAACGTCATCGGCGAGCTGAAGCTGGTCTACAACAAGACCCGCCAGGCAGCGATTACGAAAGAACTCTCCGAGATCGTGTCGGGCGCAGCTGCAATCAGCAGCTAAGCGCTGCAAGCGACCTCTCGTAACGAAATTAAAACTATATCTGAAGGAACGAACATGGCTGATGGCAAAATCGTTCAGTGTATCGGTGCAGTGGTTGACGTGGAATTCCCGCGTAACGCCATGCCGAAGGTGTACGACGCACTGAAAATGGAAGGCTCCGAACTGACCCTGGAAGTGCAGCAGCAGCTGGGTGACGGCATCGTCCGTACCATTGCGCTGGGCAGCTCGGAAGGCCTGCGTCGCGGCATGACCATTCAAAATACCGGCAAGCCGATCATGGTGCCGGTGGGTAACGCTACCCTGGGCCGTATCATGGACGTGCTGGGCAACCCGATCGACGAGCGCGGCCCGGTCAACGCCGAGACCACTGCATCGATCCACCGCACCGCCCCGGTGTACGACGAGCTGTCGCCGTCGCAGGACCTGCTGGAAACCGGCATCAAGGTGATCGACCTGGTCTGCCCGTTCGCCAAGGGCGGTAAGGTCGGCCTGTTCGGCGGCGCCGGCGTGGGCAAGACCGTCAACATGATGGAACTGATCAACAACATCGCGAAGGCGCACTCGGGTCTGTCCGTGTTCGCCGGCGTCGGTGAGCGTACCCGCGAAGGTAACGACTTCTACCACGAGATGGCCGATGCCAAGGTCGTCGACCTGGACAACCTGCCGAACTCGAAGGTCGCGATGGTCTACGGCCAGATGAACGAACCGCCGGGCAACCGTCTGCGCGTCGCGCTGACCGGCCTGACCATGGCGGAAGCGTTCCGTGACGAAGGCAAGGACGTTCTGTTCTTCGTCGATAACATCTACCGTTACACCCTGGCCGGTACCGAAGTCTCGGCACTGCTGGGCCGTATGCCGTCCGCGGTGGGCTACCAGCCGACCCTGGCCGAAGAGATGGGCCGCCTGCAGGAGCGCATCACCTCGACCAAGACCGGTTCGATCACCTCGATCCAGGCCGTGTACGTCCCTGCGGATGACTTGACCGACCCGTCGCCGGCAACCACCTTCGCCCACCTGGACTCGACCGTCGTGCTGTCGCGTGACATCGCTTCGCTGGGTATCTACCCGGCCGTGGACCCGCTGGACTCGACCTCGCGCCAGCTGGACCCGCTGGTCGTCGGCGAAGAGCACTACTCGACCGCGCGCGCCGTGCAGGGCACCCTGCAGCGCTACAAGGAACTGCGTGACATCATCGCGATTCTGGGCATGGACGAACTGGCGCCGGAAGACAAGCTGGTCGTGGCACGCGCTCGCAAGATGCAGCGTTTCCTGTCGCAGCCGTTCCACGTCGCTGAAGTGTTCACCGGCGCACCGGGCAAGTACGTTTCGCTGAAAGACACGATCAAGGGCTTCAAGATGATCGCGTCGGGCGAACTGGACCACCTGCCGGAGCAGGCGTTCTACATGGTCGGCACCATCGAAGAAGCGATCGAGAAGGCCAAGAAGCTGGCTGCTTGATCAAGCCGACTTCAAAGGACACTTATGGCAAACACTATTCACGTAGACGTCGTCTCGGCCGAAGAGCAGATCTTTTCGGGCGAAGCCGAGTTCGTCGCGTTGCCGGGTGAATCGGGTGAGCTGGGTATCTACCCGATGCACACCCCCTTGATCACGCGTATCCGTCCGGGCGCCGTGCGCATCACGGTGCCGGGCCAGAGCGAAGAGGAATTCGTCTTCGTCGCGGGCGGCATCCTGGAAGTCCAGCCGAAAGGCGTGACCGTCCTGGCCGACACCGCGATCCGCGGCGCCGACCTGGACGAAGCGAAAGCCCAGGAAGCCAAGCGCAAGGCTGAAGAGCTGATGCTGAACAAGGAATCGCAGATCGACTACGCCAAGGCGCAAGCCGAACTGGCGGCCGCGATCGCCCAGCTGGCGGCCATCGCCAAGCTGCGTCACAAGGGACGCTGATCGCTGTTGCTTGGTGATCAAAAAGAAGGCAGCCTGCGGGCTGCCTTTTTTCTTGTCTGACCGTTCTGGAAATACGGCCTCTCGTCCTTATCTAGCAGGGATCACGACGATGGCTTGAAAGGACTGATAATGAAACAAGAAACCGCAATCCTCGCAGGCGGCTGCTTCTGGGGCATGCAGGACCTGATCCGCAAGATGCCGGGCGTACTGGCGACCCGGGTCGGCTATTCCGGCGGCGATGTGCCGAACGCCACCTACCGCAACCACGGCACGCACGCCGAGGCGATCGAGATCGTGTTCGATCCGGAACAGATCAGCTACCGGCGCCTGCTCGAGTTCTTCTTCCAGATCCACGACCCCAGCACGGCCAACCGCCAGGGCAACGATATCGGCGCCAGCTACCGCTCCGCGATCTTTTATACCAACGACGCGCAGAAAGAAGTCGCGCTGGACACGATCCAGGACGTCGACGCCTCCGGCCTCTGGCCCGGCAAGGTCGTGACCGAAGTAAAACCCGCCGGCCCATTCTGGGAAGCGGAACCGGAGCACCAGGATTACCTGGTCAAGCATCCGAACGGTTATACCTGCCACTTCGTCCGCAAGGACTGGCGCCTGCCTCACCGCGACGGCCGCGCCGCCTGAAGCGGCGCCAGCCCTCAGCCGCCTGGCGCAGACGCCGCCTGCGCCAGCTTGAGCGCCACCTTGTGCCGGAAATAGCCATCCTGTACGTAGCGGTACAGGTTGGCACCCGGGCACACGGTCTGCTTCGAGAAATCGCGGTGGCTGGCGATGTGGTCCAGGGGCACCTGATATTTGTGGGCCAGCAGCGCCATCAAGTTCACCACGGCGTCCAGCTGCTGCTGGTTCGGCTCGACTTCCTCGAAATTCCCGACCACCTCGATCAGCGCGTGACCGGTCGGGTCGTATTCCGTGTTGGTGTCGCCGGCATAGTCGATCTTCCTGCCTTCGTAGATGCGGCCGTCGAGGTCGATGATGTAGTGGTAGGGGATGTCCAGCCAGTGTTTCGTCCTGCGCGACCAGTTTTGAAGATTGCGCAGGTACTGCCGCGGATCGGTGCCGGGCCTGAAAGGCTCGCCCTGGTGATGCAGGGTGATGTGGGTGATGGTCTGGCGCTGCGCGCGGGAGGCGTCGGCCGGGGTGCCGCCCCAGCTCGCGACGGGGACGATGCCGCGTTCGACCTCGGGCAGGGACTGGGCCGCCGCGCCAACGCAGGCGAACAACAGCAGGGAAAGGATGAGGGCAGGGCGGATCGTCATGGTGCGGGTTTCATGCGCCGGGGCGCGATATAAAGATGATAAGCTGGCCATGACGATAACATAGCGAGCCCAGCATGCGAACCATCGAACAAATCCTCAAGACCGCCAAGACCGTCGCCGTGGTCGGCCTGTCGAACAAACCGGAACGCGCCAGCTACGAGGTGGCGGAATACCTGCAATCGCAGGGCTACGAGATCCTGCCCGTGAACCCGGCCTATGCCGGCCAGCAGATCCTCGGCCGCACCGTCTACGCCACCCTGCAGGAAGCCGCCGACACGCTGGCGAAGGATGGCCGGCGCATCGACGTGGTCGACTGCTTCCGCAAATCCGAAGACATCCCGCCGGTCGCCAAGGATGCCATCCATGTGCGCGCCGGCACCCTGTGGATGCAGCTCGGGATCGAGAACCAGGCCGCGGCCGACCTGGCGCGCGCAGCCGGGCTGGACGTCGTCATGAACCACTGCATGCTGATCGAGCACCGCAAGCTGGAAGCCCGGGCATGAAGACCCTCGAACGCTTCCGCGCCCCGAAGGCACTCAAGCTGCGCGACGAGGACGCCGGCCTGACGCCGCTGCGCGAAAAGAATGGCGACGAAAAGAACGGCAAGAACGGCGGCGCCAAGCAGCGTGAGCGAGCGCTGACTAGCGAGCTGATCTGTAAAATCGGCCACCTCCAGGAAATGCTGTTCGCCAGCCGCAGGCAGAAGCTGCTCCTGATCCTGCAAGGCATGGACACGTCCGGCAAGGACGGCACCACGCGCGCGCTGTTCGCGGAATCGCAGATCAGTCCGATGGGCCTGCAGGCCACCGGCTTCAGCGCGCCCAGCGAACGCGAACGGGCCCACGACTACCTATGGCGCGTGCATGCGCATGTGCCGGGCAATGGCATGATCGCCGTCTTCAACCGCAGCCATTACGAGGATGTGCTGGTGCCGCGCGTGCTGGGCGATATCGACGGCAAGGAAACCAAGCGCCGCTACGCCCAGATCCGCGATTTCGAGCGCATGCTGTCCGAGACCGGGACCACGATCATGAAGGTGTTCCTGCACGTCTCGAAGGACGAGCAGAAGAAACGCCTGCAGGAGCGCCTGGACGATCCGGAAAAGCACTGGAAGTTCGACCCGGTCGACCTCGAGGCGCGCGCGCAGTGGGATGCCTACCAGCGCGCCTACGAGGATGCGATCGACGCCACCAATGCCAACCACGCGCCCTGGTACATCGTGCCGGCCGATTCCAAGACCCACCGCAACCTGATCGTCGCCAACCTGCTGCTGGAGACCATGGAAGCGATGAAACTGTCGTGGCCGGCGCCGAAGGCCGACCTCGCCAAGGTCAAGGTGGACTAGAATGGTATTTTTTTAACCCTGACCTTCGCCGCCATGTCCAAGACCACCACCCTGCTGTTCTCCCTCGGCGCCGCTTTAGTCTCCAGCTTCGCCGCCACCGTGCCCGCCCAGGCCCAGAACGCATCGGCCGCGATGGCGCCGGCCGCGGCGCCGGCGTCCTGCCCGGCCGTGCTGAAGCACACCTTCAAGCGCCTGCAGGACGAGGCGCCGCAAGACCTCTGCCAGTATGCCGGCAAGGTGGTATTGGTGGTGAACACGGCCAGCTACTGCGGTTATACGCCGCAATACCAGGGCCTGGAGGCGCTGTACGCCAAGTACGCGGCGCGCGGCCTGGTGGTGCTGGGCTTCCCGTCGAACGATTTTAAACAGGAATCGAGCGACGCCAAGAAGATCGCCGACCTCTGCTACAACACCTATGGCGTGAAGTTCCCGATGTTCGCCTCCAGCGTGGTGAGCGGCGCCGATGCGAATCCGCTGTACACCGAGCTGATCAAGGCGACCGGCAACCAGCCGAAGTGGAATTTCAACAAATACCTGATCGACCGTAACGGCAAGGTGGTCGAGTACTTCCCGAGCAAGGTCACGCCGCAGGATCCGGCCCTGGTGGGCAAAATCGAGCAGGCGCTCGGCGGCTGAGCGATCAGGCTGCGCGCCGGATCGTGGCGCGCAGCGGCCCGCGCAGCGCATTGCAGACTACGATCTCCTGCGCGCGCTCCAGGGTCTCGCGCGAGATCGGGCATTCGATCGCATTCCAGGCAGGATCCTCCAGCAGCAGGCCGCGCATCACGCCGGGCAGCACGCCCGAGGACAGCGGCGGCGTGTACCAGCGCTCGCCGACCCGCACGAACACGCTGCTGCGCCCGCCCTCGGCCAGTTCGCCGCGCTCGTTGAAGAACAGGGTGTCGAAGGCGCCCACGCTGTCGGCAGCCTTCCAGGCGGCGTCGTAGCGGCTGCGGATGTTGGTCTTGTGGCGCGCGAACAGGGCCGTGGAGTCGACCGGCTCGTCCGACAGCAGTACCTCGACCGGACCTTCCAGGGGCGCAAGCGGCGCCGTATGCACCACGACCTCGCCGTCCGGCTGCAGGGCCAGGCGCAGGCGGTGCGGCGACTTCCCGGGCAGCACCGCACAGGCGGCGATGGCGCCGGCCCGCGCGACTTCCTCGGTGAACGGAAAGCCGAAGTAGGCGCTCGATGCCCGCAGGCGCGCCAGGTGGCGTTCCAGGTGGCGACAGCCGTCTTCGCGGGTGGCAAGCATGGTCTCGAAGATCTCGAAGGCGTTCGGCAGGCCGGTCAGGAAGCGCGCCTTCAGCTGGCACTCCGCGTACTCCGCGGCGGGATCGCTGTCGTACACGATGCCGGCCCCGACCCCGAGTTCGCCGCGCCGCACGCCGTTGTGCTCGGGGTGCAGCACCAGGGTGCGGATCGGCACCGACAGACAGAAGTCACCTGACTGCGCGCCGGACGCGGGCGGATCCATCCAGCCCAGCGCGCCCGTGTAGATGCCGCGCGGCGCCGGTTCCAGCTCGTGGATGATCTCCATGGTGCGGCGCTTCGGTGCGCCCGTGATCGAGCCGCAGGGGTACAAGGCGTCGAAGATGCCGCCGAGAGAAACCCCCTCGGCCAGCTGGGCCTGGACGGTGGACGTCATCTGCAGCACGCTGCTGAAGCGGCGCACTTCGAACAGGGCCGGCACACCGACGCTGCCGGTGCGCGCGATCCGTCCGAGGTCGTTGCGCAGCAGGTCGACGATCATCAAATTCTCGGCGCGGTTCTTCGGATCGGCCGCCAGCGCGCTGGCGCGCACGGCATCGAGCTCCTCGTCGCCGCTGGCGGGCGCGGTGCCCTTCATCGGCCGCGCCAGCAGACGTCCGGCGTCGTGGCGCACGAACAGCTCGGGCGACAGCGACAGCACGGTGCGGCCGTCCGGCAGCCTGAGCAGCGCGCCGTAGGGCACCGGCTGGCGCTCGCGCAGGCGCGCGTACAGCGCGTAGACGGAGCCGAAGGCGTCGAAACGGATCCGGTAGGTGTAGTTGACCTGGTAGGTATCGCCGGCGGCGATGTAGTCGCGGATGCGCCCGATGGCGCGCGTAAAACCGGCTTCGTCGACGTTGGCGCGCACATCGGCGATCCCGGCCGGGCCGCCGCCGGCGGCGCGTTCGGCCAACCAGCTGCCGACTTCGTCCGCAGACATCAGCGTGTAGCCCTGGAACAGCAGCACCTGGGCCAAGGGCGAGTCCTGGGCTGGCGCAGGCGGCACGATCCCGAGCAGCTGCTCGCCCAGCTCGTAGTCCAGCACCGGCACCGCGTGCAGGCCGGACGCCAGGGCTTCCTGCAGGCGCGCCAGCAGGGCCGGCCATTCTTCCAGCGTGTAGCAGGCCAGCATGCCCGCATAGCCGTGGTACAGGCGCGAGCGCGACGGCGGCGCTGCGTCCGGCGTGGCGTTGTCGAGCAGGGCGAAAACCGGGCTGTCGTCCATGACGGGACTCACGTGCTCAGGCGGCGAGCAGCAGCGACAGCTGCAGCGCGCTGTTTTCCGCCGGGTGCTGGCGGAAGCCGCTCTTGGCGAAACGGTGCCAGCGTCCGGTCACATAGGACACCAGCAGGCTGGCGCGCGCGCCGACGTCTTCCTCGCGCCCGTGGCCCTGGGTGACGGCGACCCGCAGGGCTCCCTTGAACGCCAGCTCGACCTTGTCATAGAACTGGTTCATGCGCGACTGCAGGCGTTCGTCCTCGCCGACCAGGGCGTCGCCGATCAGCACCCGGGTCATGCCCGGATTGTTGGCGGCGAACGAGAGCAGCATCTGCAGCATCGCATGGGCCTGGGCCACGCCGTCGTCCTCGCGTGCCGTGATCTGGTTGCACACGCCGAACACGCTGGACTCGATGAATTCGATCAGTCCCTCGAACATCTGGGCCTTGCTGGCGAAGTGGCGGTACAGCGCCGCTTCCGACACCGACAGTTTGGCAGCCAGCGCCGCGGTCGTGATCTTCTCGCCCTTCGGTTGTTCCAGCATCGCCGCCAGGGCCTGGAGGATCTGCAGTTTTCGTTGGCCCGGCTTGGTGCTTGCCATGTTGTCCCGGTTCTCCGTGTTCAGGTCGATGAGCGCAGCCGGCGCAGGTGCGACGGCAGCTGAAGCACGGATTTTACTTTGACATCGACATAGGCGGGTCGTTTTACCATCTTCGGCAGAGGGGCTTTGCCGATCGGATCGCTCATGCGCAGGTATTGCGTGACCCAGGCGGTGCGCACGCCGACGCGCTTGGCGTGCTTGAGGTTGACCAGGGTATCCTCGACCAGCACGCAGCGATGCGGCGCCAGTCGGTGCTTGCGCAGCAGGCGCCGCAGCATCAGCGTCGACGGCTTCGGGCGCAGCTGGCGGTGCACGTGCATGTCCTCGATCGCGATGTGGTGCGAGAAATGACGATGCAGGCCCATGTGGCGCATGACCTCGGTCGAATACGCGGTCGGCGCGTTCGTCAGCAGGATCTTGCGGCCGGGCAGGCGCTTCATCAGGCGCGCCAGGCCGCGCTCCCAGCGCACCATCTCGCGCAGCGCTTGCAGATCGTGGGTCTCGCGCAGGAAATCGG
This window of the Massilia sp. WG5 genome carries:
- a CDS encoding F0F1 ATP synthase subunit delta, which produces MAEFATVARPYAEALFRVAQNGDMAAWTNIVSDLAQIGANPDVQAFASNPNVTAAQLAETIASLVKSPLNAEAKNFIAMLAENGRIALLPEIAAQFTVLKNAQLGAADATVYSAFDISADQLNSVVAVLEKKFGRKLNPTVEVDPSLIGGVRVVVGDEVLDTSVRAKLQQMHNALVA
- the atpA gene encoding F0F1 ATP synthase subunit alpha, with amino-acid sequence MQLNSSEISELIKSRIQGLEGSADVRNQGTVISVADGICRIHGLSDVMQGEMLEFPGNTFGLAMNLERDSVGAVILGAYEHISEGDTVKTTGRILEVPIGPELRGRVVNALGQPIDGKGPVDAKMTAPIEKIAPGVIARESVSQPLQTGIKSIDAMVPIGRGQRELIIGDRQTGKSAVAVDAIINQKGQGVTCVYVAIGQKASTIKNIVRSLEEHGAMEYTIVVAASASESAAMQYISAYSGCAMGEYFRDRGEDALIVYDDLSKQAVAYRQISLLLRRPPGREAYPGDVFYLHSRLLERAARVNADYVSAFTNGAVTGKTGSLTALPIIETQAGDVSAFVPTNVISITDGQIFLETSLFNAGIRPAINAGISVSRVGGAAQTKVIKNLSGGIRTDLAQYRELAAFAQFASDLDESTRKQLDRGARVTELLKQKQFSPLPVSLMAASLFAVNKGYFDDIEVKRVLDFEAGLHNFLKSSHGALLSKIDDTKVLDKDGEAALAAAIADFKKSF
- the atpG gene encoding F0F1 ATP synthase subunit gamma, which gives rise to MAAGKEIRGKIKSVENTKKITKAMEMVAASKMRKAQDRMRAARPYSEKVRNITANLATANPEYTHAFMAQAKDVKAKAVGFIVVTTDKGLCGGMNTNVLRQVTQKTRELEAAGKSIEVVAIGNKGLGFLSRIGVKVVSSVTQIGDTPHLEKLIGPIKVMLDAYQDGQLDAVYLCYTKFINTMRQEPVVEQLLPLPAKALEADRGSHSWDYIYEPDAQVVIDELLMRYVEALIYQAVAENLASEQSARMVAMKAATDNAGNVIGELKLVYNKTRQAAITKELSEIVSGAAAISS
- the atpD gene encoding F0F1 ATP synthase subunit beta encodes the protein MADGKIVQCIGAVVDVEFPRNAMPKVYDALKMEGSELTLEVQQQLGDGIVRTIALGSSEGLRRGMTIQNTGKPIMVPVGNATLGRIMDVLGNPIDERGPVNAETTASIHRTAPVYDELSPSQDLLETGIKVIDLVCPFAKGGKVGLFGGAGVGKTVNMMELINNIAKAHSGLSVFAGVGERTREGNDFYHEMADAKVVDLDNLPNSKVAMVYGQMNEPPGNRLRVALTGLTMAEAFRDEGKDVLFFVDNIYRYTLAGTEVSALLGRMPSAVGYQPTLAEEMGRLQERITSTKTGSITSIQAVYVPADDLTDPSPATTFAHLDSTVVLSRDIASLGIYPAVDPLDSTSRQLDPLVVGEEHYSTARAVQGTLQRYKELRDIIAILGMDELAPEDKLVVARARKMQRFLSQPFHVAEVFTGAPGKYVSLKDTIKGFKMIASGELDHLPEQAFYMVGTIEEAIEKAKKLAA
- a CDS encoding F0F1 ATP synthase subunit epsilon — encoded protein: MANTIHVDVVSAEEQIFSGEAEFVALPGESGELGIYPMHTPLITRIRPGAVRITVPGQSEEEFVFVAGGILEVQPKGVTVLADTAIRGADLDEAKAQEAKRKAEELMLNKESQIDYAKAQAELAAAIAQLAAIAKLRHKGR
- the msrA gene encoding peptide-methionine (S)-S-oxide reductase MsrA, whose translation is MKQETAILAGGCFWGMQDLIRKMPGVLATRVGYSGGDVPNATYRNHGTHAEAIEIVFDPEQISYRRLLEFFFQIHDPSTANRQGNDIGASYRSAIFYTNDAQKEVALDTIQDVDASGLWPGKVVTEVKPAGPFWEAEPEHQDYLVKHPNGYTCHFVRKDWRLPHRDGRAA
- a CDS encoding peptidoglycan recognition family protein; protein product: MTIRPALILSLLLFACVGAAAQSLPEVERGIVPVASWGGTPADASRAQRQTITHITLHHQGEPFRPGTDPRQYLRNLQNWSRRTKHWLDIPYHYIIDLDGRIYEGRKIDYAGDTNTEYDPTGHALIEVVGNFEEVEPNQQQLDAVVNLMALLAHKYQVPLDHIASHRDFSKQTVCPGANLYRYVQDGYFRHKVALKLAQAASAPGG
- a CDS encoding CoA-binding protein; amino-acid sequence: MRTIEQILKTAKTVAVVGLSNKPERASYEVAEYLQSQGYEILPVNPAYAGQQILGRTVYATLQEAADTLAKDGRRIDVVDCFRKSEDIPPVAKDAIHVRAGTLWMQLGIENQAAADLARAAGLDVVMNHCMLIEHRKLEARA
- a CDS encoding PPK2 family polyphosphate kinase, with the protein product MKTLERFRAPKALKLRDEDAGLTPLREKNGDEKNGKNGGAKQRERALTSELICKIGHLQEMLFASRRQKLLLILQGMDTSGKDGTTRALFAESQISPMGLQATGFSAPSERERAHDYLWRVHAHVPGNGMIAVFNRSHYEDVLVPRVLGDIDGKETKRRYAQIRDFERMLSETGTTIMKVFLHVSKDEQKKRLQERLDDPEKHWKFDPVDLEARAQWDAYQRAYEDAIDATNANHAPWYIVPADSKTHRNLIVANLLLETMEAMKLSWPAPKADLAKVKVD
- a CDS encoding glutathione peroxidase, which gives rise to MSKTTTLLFSLGAALVSSFAATVPAQAQNASAAMAPAAAPASCPAVLKHTFKRLQDEAPQDLCQYAGKVVLVVNTASYCGYTPQYQGLEALYAKYAARGLVVLGFPSNDFKQESSDAKKIADLCYNTYGVKFPMFASSVVSGADANPLYTELIKATGNQPKWNFNKYLIDRNGKVVEYFPSKVTPQDPALVGKIEQALGG
- the pabB gene encoding aminodeoxychorismate synthase component I, with product MDDSPVFALLDNATPDAAPPSRSRLYHGYAGMLACYTLEEWPALLARLQEALASGLHAVPVLDYELGEQLLGIVPPAPAQDSPLAQVLLFQGYTLMSADEVGSWLAERAAGGGPAGIADVRANVDEAGFTRAIGRIRDYIAAGDTYQVNYTYRIRFDAFGSVYALYARLRERQPVPYGALLRLPDGRTVLSLSPELFVRHDAGRLLARPMKGTAPASGDEELDAVRASALAADPKNRAENLMIVDLLRNDLGRIARTGSVGVPALFEVRRFSSVLQMTSTVQAQLAEGVSLGGIFDALYPCGSITGAPKRRTMEIIHELEPAPRGIYTGALGWMDPPASGAQSGDFCLSVPIRTLVLHPEHNGVRRGELGVGAGIVYDSDPAAEYAECQLKARFLTGLPNAFEIFETMLATREDGCRHLERHLARLRASSAYFGFPFTEEVARAGAIAACAVLPGKSPHRLRLALQPDGEVVVHTAPLAPLEGPVEVLLSDEPVDSTALFARHKTNIRSRYDAAWKAADSVGAFDTLFFNERGELAEGGRSSVFVRVGERWYTPPLSSGVLPGVMRGLLLEDPAWNAIECPISRETLERAQEIVVCNALRGPLRATIRRAA
- the slmA gene encoding nucleoid occlusion factor SlmA, with product MASTKPGQRKLQILQALAAMLEQPKGEKITTAALAAKLSVSEAALYRHFASKAQMFEGLIEFIESSVFGVCNQITAREDDGVAQAHAMLQMLLSFAANNPGMTRVLIGDALVGEDERLQSRMNQFYDKVELAFKGALRVAVTQGHGREEDVGARASLLVSYVTGRWHRFAKSGFRQHPAENSALQLSLLLAA
- a CDS encoding HAD-IA family hydrolase; the encoded protein is MPKPSPVWLFDLDNTLHDASHAIFPAISANMNTYIARVLGDGVTPASIEAVNAARLGYWKRYGATLLGMIRHHQVDAADFLRETHDLQALREMVRWERGLARLMKRLPGRKILLTNAPTAYSTEVMRHMGLHRHFSHHIAIEDMHVHRQLRPKPSTLMLRRLLRKHRLAPHRCVLVEDTLVNLKHAKRVGVRTAWVTQYLRMSDPIGKAPLPKMVKRPAYVDVKVKSVLQLPSHLRRLRSST